The Thermoanaerobaculia bacterium genomic sequence GCGCCGCCGCTCGAAGTCTGGCTCGATCGCTATCTCCGCAAAACGCTGGGCATTCCGTACTACGTCACACTGCTCAGCGCGGCCGAGAGCTACGGCGCTTCGCCGTACGCGGTCATGGTGACGCAGGTGATGGTGGCGGAGCGCCGGCGGCCGATCACCGTCGGACGGCACGAAGTGGTGTTCTTGACGCGCGCGCGCGTCGAAGAGATGCCGACCCGATGGCACGAGACGCCGCAGGGGCGATTTCGCGTGGCCACGCCGGAGCTGACCGCACTCGAGCTCGTGGAACGGGCGACCCTGGTCGGCGGCATGGCGCGTGTTCGGGAGGTGCTGCAGGCGCTCTGGCGGTCCTGCACCGCTCGAGGACTCAGGGAGGCCTTGGAGGCCTTGCAAGACATCCCGACGGCGCAGCGCCTGGGAGCGTTGCTGGCGCTCGACGGGGAGCGCGTCCTCGCTCTCCGCGTCGCAGCCTGGCTGCGCGTCAGACCGCATCGCCGGGTGGCGCTGGAGCGGCAACCGTCGCCGCGTGAAGCGTCGCAGGTCGACGCCGAGTTCAAGGTGCGGTTGCCGGCCCATTTTCGAGGAGCCAACACTTGATCCAGCAGAGTCACCTCACGGCCTGGCAGGTCCACGCGCCGTGGCCCAAGCGCAGCCAGATCGAGCAGGATCTGAGGCTCTCCCGGGGTGTGGCCGCCATTTTCGGGGATGCCGTTCTGAGCGACTGCCTCGCGATGCGCGGCGGCACGGTGCTGCACAAGGCGCATCTCGCACCGGCAGCGCGCTATTCCGAGGACATCGACCCGGTGTTGGTCAAGGCGCTGGACACCCGGGAACTGGACCGGCGCCTCCGAAGCGTCTTGACGCCCGTTCTGGGGAAACCGGTCGACTCGCCGTTTCGCTCCGCCGGACTGGCGCTCCGCAACGCCTGGAAGCCGTCGAAGATCTTGCGGACCGAATTCCGCTTCGTCCCGCTGGACCTGGCGCGCGAAGAGACCATCAAGGTCGAAGTCAATCTCGAGGAAAGCACTCCTCTGCTTCCATTGGTGCGGGTTGAGATCGACTCTCTGGACGAGGACGGCGAGCTCGTTCGGGCCGCAGCCGTTTCCTACGACATCAACGAGATGCTCGGCACGAAGACCCGGGCGCTGCTGCAGCGCGAGCAGGGGCGCGACCTGTTCGACCTCGTTCACGCCTGGCGGCTGAGCGAAGCGGGTGCAACGCCCTTTCGCGTGGACGGCGCCAAGGCGATGGAGGCACTCGCCTGGTACCTGGCGAAGGAGAACCAGAGCATGGGAAAGAGGGAGGCCAACGCGAAACTCGACCAGCACTTGCGCAATCCGGCTTTCCGGCGTGACATGGACACGCTCCTGCGGCAGGAACTGGGCCGGTTCGACGTCGACGATGCGGCAGCGCTGGTGCGGACGGCCTACTTCGAGCATCTCGAACCTTAGCGGGACGTATGCGTTCCATCCGCTTGCCGAGGGCGGTTGCGCGGTGGCTGCGCTAGAGACGCGGCGGCCTTCTCCCGGTGGCTCGAATGAGATCAGGGGCCTCAGCGCAGCGAGGGGACACATAGCGGGTTGGGGCGGGGTCGCGAAGTCGCTCCGTTCGTTCGCCCGCAATGTGTCCCCAAGGGCGAGCAAGGGCTCGCCAATGAACTTTCATCGAGTCGCCAGATTCCGAGGCTGAATTCAGTCTTTCCTGGACATGAAGAGTCCGGGAAGAGGGAGGCAGGAGGCCGATGCGAAGAGGGCGGCGGGCGTTCGCGGGAAGGGAACGCGGACGGAGGCAGCCGTCGATATCCCGAACCGGGGCGAGGTGGTGCTCTTCGGGGCGCCCGATGGGTCGGTCCGGCTGGATGTTCGGCTCGAGCAGGAGACGGTCTGGCTC encodes the following:
- a CDS encoding nucleotidyl transferase AbiEii/AbiGii toxin family protein, giving the protein MIQQSHLTAWQVHAPWPKRSQIEQDLRLSRGVAAIFGDAVLSDCLAMRGGTVLHKAHLAPAARYSEDIDPVLVKALDTRELDRRLRSVLTPVLGKPVDSPFRSAGLALRNAWKPSKILRTEFRFVPLDLAREETIKVEVNLEESTPLLPLVRVEIDSLDEDGELVRAAAVSYDINEMLGTKTRALLQREQGRDLFDLVHAWRLSEAGATPFRVDGAKAMEALAWYLAKENQSMGKREANAKLDQHLRNPAFRRDMDTLLRQELGRFDVDDAAALVRTAYFEHLEP